In Nicotiana tabacum cultivar K326 chromosome 10, ASM71507v2, whole genome shotgun sequence, the DNA window TTTTCAGAGGTagttgatcatactagaatttaTCTACGCCGATTCCATCTCTGAAGACCTCATATACAGCTCTACTACGCGTTCGCCTCAGCCCAGCAGTGAAATGAATATCAGTTTTTTCACATAAAACAACACTAACTGTTATCCAAAGGAACATCACCTTTGTTTTCATTCCCTCTATGTCAGCAAAATTTCCCTTCTCCAAATGTCCAGTAACAGTCGTGTTTAAACGTACTACAGATGAATCTTTGTAACAAACTTCACATATCTCGGGTATATGGACAGTAAGCTTCTTCGTCTCTTCATTAAACTCGTAGTTGGTTGCGTCACGAGGGAAAATACCTACTGGAATGTCATACTCCTTTAGCAGCTCGGGCAATGGCTTTTGCACTTTTCCTGGAAAAACCAACATTAAGTAGGCCCAATATATATCTACTAACAGTGGCGGAGACAGGATTTTAAGGGGATTAATGAAATAAGTTGTGACTGAGAGTTGACCTGCATTAAAGCATTTATAGAAACCTTTCCACGAGTTTTAAATTTCAACTTCTTATCTTGAGGGGCTATCCTAACTTTTTTAATATAAGGAACTTGTTTTACCCTCGGGACAAGATTCAATCATACACGGTCTAACTAGAGGAATAGAAGTGATTGACACAGAAGCTCCTATAAGTGTTCCTATGGGGGAGTGGCTCTGCGACAAATTTTTAACGTGCTCGGAGGGCCTATTGATAATTTAGGGCCTGTAAATGCTAGTTCAATGTCTCCTATTCATAGATCTGCGCCCGCATTTTTTGAACAATCCAGTATTGTAATTTTTTGACGAAAGAGATTCAATTGAACCTCATTGAGCCAATGTAGCTCCACCATTGTCTACTAATCAGCACCCTCGGGTATAATTCTCAAGGACCTTTCATTTTGGGAAGGTAGAATGTAAGAGAAATTCATGAAACTTTTCATAAAAGCAAAAAAAGGAGGAGCCAATTTGAGTCATGCAGGCAAACGACTAACCTTTAATCTTGTTCACCAGCTTTTTGGTTCCACCTGTAATACTGTTTTGCAAGTTCTAATTTGAGGGAAAAGGTCAGTATGAAgaaaatacatataaatatagaAGAATTTCATGTAGCCCCAAATTTACATACACATTAAAAATATCTAAATTTGGAAGAATTCTCCAAATTAAGATCACAAGAAAGAACAGTCTAATATTAATGAACCAGATCACAAATAACTCCTAGAAAGCATACGCTATTAAGGATAAATCAAAATCCAGATTTATAGAACCTTTTAATGATGCaacaaacataaaaaaaaaaaaaatccagtaTCAGATCCTCCAAAAATTAGATGATTATATTTGTTATAAACAGAAAATCCAAGAAATTAGATATGGGAATGACATGGAAAAAATGCTTACATTAAGATCATTGGTGACGGAACTGAGCTCCTTGTTGGCTTTTTGACCAAAATAATAAGAACCTGCTTTGTTAATTATCGAATCCATTATTATTAATGTCTTTTACAAAATGTAAAATTTCTATTATAACAATGAAATAGGCTGTAATTATCTCTGTATTTACAGATTGTAgaaaatttcttcttcttcttctcttttctctAAGCGCAATTGAGCAAGGGAAAGAGAGAAGAGGAATTTTCGGTAGTTAATAACAATACTGCCAATCCTTTTCTGGCGGATTGAACTATGAGGATAAAAACTGAATACTTAGCTTTTTTATGtctttaaactttttttttctcaattttttgaaATATATTCTACTATTTAGAGATTATATAGAAGCATTGTAAATTAAAAGGAGTAATTGTTATAATTAAAATCGGGTAAATGACACATTTGGTCGGACgactaaaaataattatattcatcagttatatatatataacaataaaagaagaagaagagtattgcagagaaagagagagagaattcttattgatttgggatgaattacaatagaatatgactcctctatttatagggaaagagtgacttagccaccaagtaaaatccctaaaatctctctaaaatatagacat includes these proteins:
- the LOC107811980 gene encoding uncharacterized protein At5g01610-like; translation: MDSIINKAGSYYFGQKANKELSSVTNDLNNLQNSITGGTKKLVNKIKGKVQKPLPELLKEYDIPVGIFPRDATNYEFNEETKKLTVHIPEICEVCYKDSSVVRLNTTVTGHLEKGNFADIEGMKTKVMFLWITVSVVLCEKTDIHFTAGLRRTRSRAVYEVFRDGIGVDKF